In a genomic window of Scyliorhinus torazame isolate Kashiwa2021f chromosome 5, sScyTor2.1, whole genome shotgun sequence:
- the LOC140418993 gene encoding uncharacterized protein, with the protein MEKPWKCGDCGKGFNYPSLLEMHRRSHTGERPFTCSVCGKGFIQSSHLLTHQQVHIDERLFNQSDCDKNSKSSEDLVKHQVVRTERQFSCSHCGKLFKRSQNLIEHERTHTGERPFTCSVCGKGFTRSSHLATHRLVHSDNRPFKCTECEKSYKTTSDLLIHQRVHNEERPFRCTVCGKGFTQLSGLQKHQRVHTGERSFTCSLCGKGFIYLTSLRSHQLVHSDKKPFKCSECEKSFKTTSVLLRHQRVHTGERPFTCSDCGKGFTRSSHLLTHQHTHTGERPFTFSECEKGFTRTAHLTQQQVDKCLQGLDSAVIAAVNHIQH; encoded by the coding sequence atggagaaaccgtggaaatgtggggattgtgggaagggattcaattacccatccctgctggaaatgcatcgacgcagtcacactggagagaggccattcacctgctctgtgtgtggtaagggattcattcagtcatcccacctgctgacacatcagcaagttcacattgaTGAGAGGCTGTTTAACCAGTCAGACTGTGATAAGAACTCTAAAAGCTCCGAGGACCTGGTCAAGCACCAGGTTGTTCGCACTGAGAGACAGTTCagttgctctcactgtgggaagctaTTCAAACGATCACAGAATCTCATTGAACacgaacgcactcacactggggagagaccattcacctgctctgtgtgtgggaaaggattcacacgaTCATCCCACCTCGCTACTcacagactggttcacagtgataaCAGACCTTTCAAATGTACTGAATGCGAGAAGAGTTATAAAACCACAAGTgatctgctgatacaccagcgggttcacaacgaggagaggccgttcagatgtacagtgtgtgggaagggatttactcagttatctggcctccagaaacaccagcgagttcacactggggagaggtcattcacctgctccttatgtggaaagggattcatttatTTAACCAGCCTCcgatcacaccaacttgttcactcggataagaaacctttcaaatgttctgaatgtgagaagagctttaaaaccacaagtgttctgctgagacatcagcgagttcacactggggagaggccgttcacctgctctgactgtgggaagggtttcacccgctcatcccacctgctgacacatcagcacacgcacaccggggagagaccgttcaccttctctgagtgtgagaagggatttactcgCACAGCTCATCTGACACAGCAACAGGTTGATAAATGTCTGCagggtttggattctgctgttattgctgctgttaatcacatccagcactga
- the LOC140418992 gene encoding uncharacterized protein yields MEGKSIVHSGEKPYMICVCGRGFALSSGLTSHKCNYTEEKPWKCEDCGKGFTVPSKLETHRRSHTGERPFTCSKCGKGFTQSSDLLSHQRIHTGERPFRCSYCGTEIKKSSHLTAHQRIHTGERPFTCSECGKGFTQSSLLLRHQLVHTGERPFQCPDCGKCFKGSGDLIRHQRVHTDEKPFRCSHCGTGFRRSSNLTVHQRIHTGERPFTCSECGKGFTESSNLSTHQRVHTGERPFTCSKCGKGFTKSSHLLSHQRIHTGERPFTCSNCGKGFTESSALRKHQRDHTGERPFACSECGKGFTTSSHLLRHQRVHTDERPFQCSDCRKCYKRSGDLMRHQRVHTDE; encoded by the coding sequence atggaaggaaaaagcatcgttcacagtggggagaaaccgtacatgatttgtgtgtgtggacgaggattcgctctgtcatcaggcctcacaagccacaaatgcaattacactgaggagaaaccatggaaatgtgaggactgtgggaaaggattcactgtcccatccaagctggaaactcatcgacgcagtcacactggggagagaccattcacctgctccaagtgtgggaagggattcactcagtcatccgacctgcttagccaccagcgaattcacactggggagagaccatttaggTGCTCTTACTGTGGGACTGAGATCAAAAAGTCATctcacctcactgcacatcagcgaattcacactggggagaggccattcacctgctcagagtgtgggaaaggattcactcagtcatccctactcctgagacaccagctagttcacactggggagagaccgtttcaatgtccagactgcgggaagtgcttcaaaggttctggggatctgatacgccatcaacgtgttcacactgatgagaaaccgttcagatgctctcactgcgggactgggttcagacgatcatctaacctcactgtacatcagcgaattcacactggggagagaccgttcacctgctccgagtgtgggaaggggttcactgaGTCATCtaatctgtccacacaccagcgagttcacactggggagagaccattcacctgctccaaatgtgggaagggattcactaagtcatcccacctgctgagtcaccagcgaattcacactggggagaggccattcacctgctccaactgtgggaagggattcactgagtcatccgcactgcggaagcaccagcgagatcacaccggggagagaccattcgcctgctccgagtgtgggaagggattcaccacttcatcccacctgctgagacaccaacgagttcacactgatgagagaccttttcaaTGTTCAGATTGCAGAAAGTGCTATAAAAGGTCTGGAgatctgatgcgccatcaacgtgttcacactgacgagtga